The Marinobacter szutsaonensis sequence GGGTGTGCAGTGGCATCCGGAATACCTGCTGTATCATGGTGGCCATCGACGCATTTTCGGCCAATTTGTCGAGGCTGCCCGCAACTTCAAACTGGCCCGTCTGGAACCCGAAGCCGGGCCGGCCGATCCTGAAACCACATCCTGAAGGAGTACTACCATCATGAACGGACGGAACCGCTTTCTGCTCCCTCTCATCCCCCTGGCCATGGCGCCTGCCCTGGCACTGGCCGGCGAGCTGACCCTTACCGGAGAGGGTTCGGTTCGCTATGAACCGGACAGCGCCCGCCTGCAATTCACCGCCAGCGCCGAGGATCCGCTCGCCAACAAGGCCAGCGAACAGGTCCGGCAACAGATGGAGACATGGCGGGAAGGCATCGAGGCCTGGAGGGACAAGCTCGCTGACTACAGCGATGCCCGGCTCAATCTCTATACCCGGACAATCCCGCCGGCAGAGCGTGGTGGCCAGGCGACCCAGCAGGCCGTCGCCTCCCAGACCGTGAGCTTCAGCATCAGCGACCTGACGCTGCTCAACCCGCTGCTGGAGCAGGCCCAGACACTGGGCATGGAGTACAACCTGGGGCCGCAGCAGTTCTACCATTCCGGTGAGCAGCAACTGGAACGGGAAGCCCTGGCGGCCGCCATCGCTGATGCCCGCTCCCGATGCGAGTTTGTTGCTGCTGAACTGCAACAGTCCTGTGGCGAGGTGGTCACCATGAACATCAACAGCGGTTACCGGCCGGTGCCGATGATGATGGCCGAGTCCAGAGCCGCCAAGGATGTGGTGACCAGCGTTGGCATCCGCGAGATTACCGCTTCGGTTTCCGCCACCTTCACCCTCGAATGATCCGGGCTCAGAAATCCCGGGTGTAGAAGATGTCCAGGGAGGCCGCCAGGCCACTGGCCGCCTCCAGGTAGAAGTATTTGCCGAGGTCGTAGCGCAACGCCACGGTGGTGATGGGCTCGAAGATCCCCACCCCATAACGCACGCTGAGGTCGTCTGTCAGGTAGCCACTCGCGACCACCGACGTCTGCTCGCCCGCGCCTTCAGCTTCCAGGGTCAGCTGCCGGATCCCGAACTCCTCCCCGATTTCTCCTGTGACCTTGCTGGCCTGGGTCAGACCCAGTGACAGGGCGGCCCGGCTCATCTGGCCTTCGTCGCCCTGGCTCTGGGGCGCCCGGCCAAGGATGAGGTAGGACAGCGCATCGGATTGCGGCATGTCCGGGTTCGAGAAGACTTCGGTTGATGGCGACTGGACCGGCCCACTGAGTCTCAGCCCGGCCACCACGGTACCCACCTCACGTATCGCCTCGATCTCGAGGTAGGGCTCGGTAATATTGCCCACGAACAGCAACCGGGCCGTGCGCAGTTCCAGCTCCTGGCCATAGGCCTCGTAATTGCCATCCACTAGTTGCAGCGTCCCCCGGGTATCCATGTCGTTGCCGATGCGCAGGGTGCCCT is a genomic window containing:
- a CDS encoding SIMPL domain-containing protein (The SIMPL domain is named for its presence in mouse protein SIMPL (signalling molecule that associates with mouse pelle-like kinase). Bacterial member BP26, from Brucella, was shown to assemble into a channel-like structure, while YggE from E. coli has been associated with resistance to oxidative stress.), which encodes MNGRNRFLLPLIPLAMAPALALAGELTLTGEGSVRYEPDSARLQFTASAEDPLANKASEQVRQQMETWREGIEAWRDKLADYSDARLNLYTRTIPPAERGGQATQQAVASQTVSFSISDLTLLNPLLEQAQTLGMEYNLGPQQFYHSGEQQLEREALAAAIADARSRCEFVAAELQQSCGEVVTMNINSGYRPVPMMMAESRAAKDVVTSVGIREITASVSATFTLE